A genomic region of Candidatus Baltobacteraceae bacterium contains the following coding sequences:
- a CDS encoding EAL domain-containing protein produces the protein MNFESVRSFAPRPDGWHRTAVYIAGFLLAWQILAPLPDGAVVAADVLLLLYAGWRWWPLIPLGALARSAVLEHTLPALLSTLVVQLVIAAVFAYAVAFVLTRLRVTLPLRTLRDIAVFVGIIGVAAPVLAGSLGVTLLVAIGHIATDDVPRALAQSILGTVTSIVALVPAVITLGGWRGLNPPAEHQEPRAVEIAGLVAGIAILVCAGVYLESLTHAPILEVPVVVMCWLAIRYGIRGAALASLTAWASATAMQLLQAHSPMPVQSQGFLFASSLTALLLGGLSEERWELVARLSRRAFVDELTGLPNRERLVEWITRHADSAIVLVIMDVDDMRLLNQGVGRVAADHVLQQMAIRMRGTFPPSHMIARVSADEFAVAVVDDRSPHAIMAELRAFFDAPFEADGSRVFISVSMGAVRMIRAGSADEMLRKADIALDRAKESPTHAMVYSPELQVGESPSLVGELHRAVERRELVPFFQPIFAFDETTRDWRVAGAEALLRWIHPERGIVTPSSFIELLERLSIGEHVGWNVMEQSLLQAGEWRRDIPDFAVWVNLFARQVLHRHCRDRIRDLLERTAVPASALIVEINESVVASDEGDVAALVSSLREIGVHCAIDDFGTGGSSLGRVRDVPASVLKIDRSFVTKSEVDSKARAVAVTVMRLASELGMTVVAEGVENTMQLEVMLETGCQYVQGYALGHPLPADLFARTFLTASRATSSH, from the coding sequence ATGAACTTCGAGTCCGTGCGCTCTTTCGCGCCGCGTCCGGATGGCTGGCACAGAACGGCGGTCTATATCGCCGGATTTTTGCTTGCGTGGCAGATTCTCGCGCCGCTGCCGGACGGCGCCGTCGTCGCGGCCGACGTTCTTCTGCTGCTTTACGCGGGCTGGCGTTGGTGGCCGCTGATTCCGCTCGGCGCCTTGGCCCGCTCCGCCGTCCTCGAACACACGCTTCCCGCGCTTTTATCGACGCTCGTGGTGCAGCTCGTCATCGCCGCGGTGTTTGCGTATGCGGTTGCGTTCGTGCTGACTCGTTTGCGTGTCACGCTCCCGCTGCGCACGCTGCGCGACATCGCCGTCTTTGTCGGTATCATCGGTGTCGCGGCGCCGGTACTCGCCGGTTCTCTGGGCGTCACGCTGCTGGTCGCGATTGGGCACATCGCAACGGACGACGTACCGCGAGCCTTGGCGCAATCGATTTTGGGCACGGTGACGTCGATCGTGGCATTGGTCCCGGCGGTCATCACGCTCGGCGGTTGGCGCGGGCTGAACCCGCCCGCCGAGCATCAGGAGCCGCGCGCGGTCGAAATCGCCGGCTTGGTCGCCGGCATTGCGATCCTGGTGTGTGCCGGTGTCTATCTCGAGTCGCTCACCCACGCGCCGATTCTCGAGGTGCCGGTCGTCGTGATGTGCTGGCTTGCGATCCGGTACGGCATTCGCGGCGCTGCACTGGCCTCGCTCACGGCATGGGCCAGCGCGACCGCGATGCAGCTTCTGCAGGCGCACTCCCCGATGCCGGTTCAAAGCCAGGGATTTCTCTTCGCCTCTTCGCTCACGGCGCTCTTGTTGGGGGGGCTGAGCGAAGAACGGTGGGAATTGGTTGCGCGTCTTTCGCGTCGCGCTTTCGTCGATGAGCTGACGGGCCTGCCAAATCGTGAGCGGCTGGTCGAATGGATCACCCGGCATGCCGATTCCGCGATCGTGCTCGTGATCATGGACGTCGACGATATGCGTCTGCTCAACCAGGGCGTCGGCCGCGTCGCCGCCGATCACGTGCTTCAGCAGATGGCCATACGCATGCGCGGAACGTTTCCGCCCTCGCACATGATTGCGCGGGTCAGCGCCGATGAGTTCGCGGTGGCGGTAGTCGACGATCGCAGCCCGCACGCGATCATGGCGGAACTGCGCGCCTTTTTCGACGCGCCCTTCGAAGCCGACGGGTCACGCGTCTTCATTTCAGTTTCGATGGGCGCAGTGCGGATGATTCGTGCCGGGTCGGCGGACGAGATGCTGCGAAAGGCCGATATTGCGCTCGACCGCGCGAAGGAATCGCCGACGCATGCAATGGTCTATTCACCCGAACTGCAGGTCGGTGAATCGCCGTCGCTCGTGGGCGAATTGCATCGCGCCGTGGAACGGCGAGAGCTCGTCCCGTTCTTCCAACCGATTTTTGCCTTCGACGAGACGACGCGCGACTGGCGTGTAGCGGGAGCCGAGGCTCTGCTGCGCTGGATCCACCCCGAGCGCGGAATCGTTACGCCCTCGAGCTTCATCGAACTGCTCGAACGCCTTTCGATCGGCGAGCACGTCGGCTGGAACGTGATGGAACAGAGTTTGCTGCAAGCCGGGGAATGGCGGCGCGACATTCCGGATTTTGCCGTGTGGGTCAATCTCTTCGCCCGGCAAGTGCTCCATCGGCATTGTCGCGATCGCATACGGGACCTGCTCGAGCGGACCGCGGTTCCGGCCAGCGCGCTGATCGTCGAGATAAACGAGAGCGTGGTTGCGAGTGACGAAGGCGACGTGGCCGCGCTCGTGAGTTCGCTGCGCGAAATCGGTGTACACTGCGCGATCGACGATTTCGGCACGGGCGGTTCTTCGCTCGGACGGGTGCGCGACGTTCCTGCGAGCGTACTCAAAATCGATCGTTCGTTCGTGACGAAGAGCGAAGTCGACAGTAAAGCGCGTGCGGTCGCCGTTACCGTGATGCGCCTGGCTTCGGAACTCGGCATGACGGTCGTCGCCGAAGGCGTCGAGAACACCATGCAGCTCGAAGTGATGCTCGAAACCGGCTGCCAATACGTGCAGGGCTACGCGCTCGGGCACCCGCTTCCGGCCGATCTGTTCGCGCGCACGTTCCTCACGGCCAGCCGCGCAACCTCATCGCACTAA
- a CDS encoding TonB-dependent receptor, which produces MYVLAVIVAVATASPTPSPAPGALPVIGTVRVVTGSPEAMHKLPMPASLLDTQAIANSPALTSDGLLGALPGFDRDRSNSMFTNYGQLRVSFSGMGNDRGLVLADGVPAQDGFGGQIDWAEYPAPDITRAELLRGVGSALYGGGAIGGVLALQTFAPTAQTSGPAAGYLRFSGGTHAFAQTYAQATAPLSGKLSASVAAFSQRLQYDDLAPGYQTAHDNEAQTQENMASIRLRYAADPQTILEYGYRGAWDYQYEGRSNYDFWRNLVQNAVRIAHSTKQGTLTAGYYERNAFVVNQADEYPSKPGTLLYTQYVPTHESGISADWIVEGDRSTFEVHSDAKFVGGVSNQYNGAGIFSVAGSGTQDLQGLALQETLHGKRFEIIGGLRGDAIDLFNASTQKGTVVTPIVPRVYRALSPRLAARYDLTKRLAFRASVGGGYRAPYLNELVRGYQIGAVQYLPNSALVPERSSSLSSGFDWSAGANELSLDFNHSYVNDAIDFCTISATVQMRCNFSHTRTDGTTLAYVRAVGACSRVMISGNQQYARITVGTPGEVGKQLPYVPKGSASVAFDSQVGAVQTGVDVDYLGMTWADDLNQEPLGTAVTAGLHAVFPLEAGARLTLSADNVTNAHYLSSIDRYGPPQVISLALSAPVGGARAFGCAGTREEPPPRNSGGV; this is translated from the coding sequence ATGTACGTGCTCGCTGTAATCGTTGCCGTTGCTACGGCGAGCCCCACGCCTTCGCCGGCGCCGGGCGCCTTGCCGGTGATCGGAACGGTGCGCGTCGTCACCGGTTCGCCCGAAGCAATGCACAAGCTGCCGATGCCGGCGTCGCTGCTCGACACACAGGCGATCGCGAACTCGCCCGCGCTGACCAGCGACGGACTCTTGGGGGCGTTGCCCGGATTCGATCGCGATCGCAGCAACAGCATGTTCACCAACTACGGACAATTGCGCGTCTCGTTCTCAGGGATGGGCAACGATCGTGGTCTCGTCTTGGCCGACGGCGTACCGGCGCAAGACGGTTTCGGCGGTCAGATCGATTGGGCCGAGTATCCGGCGCCCGACATCACTCGTGCGGAGCTATTGCGCGGCGTCGGCTCCGCGCTTTACGGCGGCGGCGCCATCGGCGGCGTGCTCGCGCTGCAAACCTTCGCTCCCACGGCGCAAACCAGCGGTCCGGCCGCCGGCTATTTGAGGTTCAGCGGCGGGACGCACGCCTTCGCTCAAACCTATGCGCAAGCCACGGCGCCCCTCTCCGGCAAGCTTTCCGCGTCGGTCGCAGCCTTCAGCCAGCGGCTCCAATACGACGATCTTGCGCCCGGCTATCAAACCGCCCACGACAACGAGGCACAGACGCAGGAAAACATGGCGTCGATTCGCCTGCGCTACGCCGCCGATCCGCAAACGATTCTCGAGTACGGCTATCGCGGCGCGTGGGACTATCAATATGAAGGACGTTCCAACTACGACTTCTGGCGAAATCTCGTGCAGAACGCCGTTCGAATCGCGCACAGCACCAAGCAAGGCACGCTGACCGCCGGTTATTACGAGCGCAATGCGTTCGTCGTCAATCAGGCCGACGAATATCCGAGCAAACCTGGGACGCTGCTCTACACCCAATACGTTCCTACCCACGAAAGCGGCATCTCGGCCGACTGGATCGTCGAGGGCGACCGTTCGACCTTCGAGGTCCACAGCGATGCCAAGTTCGTCGGCGGCGTGAGCAATCAGTATAACGGCGCCGGCATCTTCTCGGTCGCCGGAAGCGGCACGCAAGATCTGCAGGGGCTTGCTCTGCAGGAAACTCTGCACGGCAAACGCTTCGAAATCATCGGCGGTCTGCGCGGCGACGCCATCGATCTTTTCAACGCCTCGACGCAGAAGGGAACGGTCGTCACGCCGATCGTGCCGCGCGTGTATCGCGCGCTCTCTCCCCGTTTGGCGGCGCGCTACGACCTGACCAAGCGCCTCGCCTTTCGTGCCTCGGTCGGCGGCGGATACCGCGCGCCGTATCTGAACGAGCTGGTGCGCGGCTACCAGATCGGCGCGGTGCAGTACCTGCCAAACTCGGCGCTGGTCCCCGAGCGCAGTTCGTCGCTCAGCTCGGGATTCGATTGGAGCGCCGGCGCGAACGAACTCTCGCTCGATTTCAATCACTCCTACGTGAACGACGCGATCGATTTCTGCACGATCAGCGCCACGGTGCAGATGCGCTGCAATTTCTCTCACACCCGAACGGACGGCACGACACTCGCGTACGTTCGCGCGGTCGGCGCCTGTTCGCGGGTGATGATTTCGGGAAACCAGCAATACGCCCGCATTACCGTCGGGACGCCTGGTGAAGTTGGAAAGCAACTGCCGTATGTGCCGAAGGGCTCGGCGAGCGTCGCGTTCGACTCCCAGGTCGGCGCGGTACAAACCGGTGTCGACGTCGACTATCTCGGCATGACGTGGGCTGACGATCTCAACCAGGAACCGCTCGGCACTGCGGTCACGGCGGGATTGCATGCAGTCTTTCCGCTCGAGGCGGGCGCTCGCTTGACGCTTTCTGCCGACAATGTAACCAACGCGCACTATCTCTCCAGCATCGACCGGTACGGTCCGCCGCAGGTGATCTCGCTCGCGCTCTCCGCACCGGTGGGCGGCGCGCGAGCGTTTGGTTGCGCGGGCACGCGGGAAGAACCTCCGCCGAGGAACAGCGGAGGAGTCTAA
- a CDS encoding TonB-dependent receptor, which translates to MRVPITARMFFVLSIIFASEFGQSGAAEATTGTVVGVVTANGTPVANARLTLASPSGIYNARSDDHGRFTALGVAPDVYSVSVQATGYRSAKQNGVIVFPGETQYVAFRLVSTLRTIASVQSTSRAFAAGSTSDSFTVSGAQARALSPPVSSSGLSTYVGGTVQGAIASVPGVVLDPFANAILRGGKVSDAIFDYDSVPLPQGLIAEPGGNIVGAQLPTTGVASTTTTLAGYATQGDNSLGGVVDEIPAVGTYPGSVTLESGFGLGAQFQQNSLQVLGATPDLKWRYAFATMTGSQYFLYGNGSFYPEEAATYGLALQNRGEYSMESNVHYRIDSNDDISILGLVGQASYDQYGSPYAGETVGAFDGQTAAGTPVSYPGEVNPNAAVDYASGLRGSYSILKAQWLHNGAHSLSRAQLYQTQYGAEAGGPFWDENGWPDGIISLSQRQGSRETGLGYDGEDIIGEHHDLRFGAEYRTNTASLNQVVPTAGEFITSNPTLISYLAYFGDTWHVTPRLDFMANGRFTDTHIIPSSGSIYDDGALDPHLSASYNLTGNIAARITYDRNTVAPLPLETDRIDSTNVDPVTNAPAPFVQLSPEIGNDLTYSLEGGTRMQFRATLFNINEQNLIDVLPYNFRSALQSGLVPNGVGVPTNVGGLRARGAELWLSAAGFTLDSNFIRAYSSSASQFAFNDLNAPAVAAGVLFPVSYLPNFSASLSYEWHTRDRKLRVSPSLSYESGYPYGNGKMVWVFNPATGKPEEVPNDNYYDPGYNYYFLENPAEPYNATSNPYIGSLGTAEADFPNSLHSPPETFVNLHLEYDLTPRWTAVVDVVNLLNNDAPTSYQGNPYLIGAPGYAGGNPLYAAAYEAAGGYSVPYTLGNGVPTNDGQTQAVPWTYGRAGYVPQNWPMGRTVQFRLRLRLP; encoded by the coding sequence ATGAGAGTTCCGATTACGGCACGAATGTTCTTCGTGCTCAGCATCATTTTCGCGAGCGAATTCGGACAGTCCGGTGCCGCTGAAGCGACCACCGGCACGGTTGTCGGCGTCGTGACCGCGAACGGTACACCCGTCGCGAACGCGAGATTGACGCTGGCCTCACCGTCCGGGATCTACAACGCGAGATCCGACGACCACGGCCGGTTTACCGCGCTCGGCGTCGCGCCCGACGTCTATTCCGTATCAGTTCAAGCGACCGGATATCGGTCTGCGAAGCAGAACGGCGTGATCGTTTTTCCGGGAGAAACGCAGTACGTCGCGTTCCGTTTGGTTTCCACGCTGCGGACGATCGCAAGCGTTCAATCGACCAGTCGCGCATTCGCCGCTGGGAGCACGAGCGACTCCTTCACCGTAAGCGGGGCGCAAGCGCGCGCGCTTTCACCGCCGGTCTCGTCTTCGGGCCTTTCGACCTACGTCGGCGGCACCGTGCAAGGAGCGATCGCATCAGTGCCCGGCGTCGTCCTCGACCCCTTCGCCAACGCGATTCTACGCGGCGGTAAGGTCTCGGACGCGATCTTCGATTATGACTCAGTCCCTCTTCCACAAGGCTTGATTGCGGAGCCGGGCGGCAACATCGTCGGGGCGCAGCTTCCGACGACTGGTGTTGCCTCGACGACGACGACACTCGCAGGGTACGCGACGCAGGGCGACAACTCGCTCGGCGGCGTCGTCGATGAGATCCCGGCGGTCGGCACCTACCCGGGAAGCGTCACCCTGGAGAGCGGCTTCGGCCTCGGCGCGCAGTTTCAGCAGAACTCATTGCAAGTGCTCGGCGCCACGCCGGATTTGAAGTGGCGTTACGCCTTCGCGACGATGACCGGCAGTCAGTATTTTCTCTACGGCAACGGTTCGTTCTATCCGGAGGAGGCGGCCACATACGGGCTCGCACTCCAAAATCGCGGTGAGTACTCGATGGAGTCGAACGTCCACTATCGGATCGACTCCAACGATGACATCTCGATCTTGGGTCTGGTTGGTCAGGCGTCATACGATCAATACGGATCGCCGTATGCAGGCGAAACCGTCGGCGCCTTCGACGGTCAGACGGCTGCGGGAACGCCCGTGAGCTATCCGGGCGAAGTGAATCCGAACGCGGCCGTCGATTACGCTTCGGGCCTGCGCGGCTCGTACAGCATCCTCAAGGCGCAATGGCTTCATAACGGCGCGCACTCGCTCTCGCGCGCGCAGCTCTATCAAACGCAGTACGGCGCGGAGGCGGGCGGTCCGTTCTGGGACGAGAACGGCTGGCCCGACGGTATCATCTCGCTCTCGCAGAGACAAGGAAGCCGAGAGACGGGCCTCGGCTACGACGGTGAAGATATCATCGGCGAGCATCACGACCTTCGATTCGGAGCCGAGTATCGCACCAATACGGCATCTCTCAATCAGGTCGTTCCGACGGCCGGGGAGTTCATCACTTCGAATCCGACGCTGATCTCGTATCTCGCGTATTTCGGCGATACGTGGCACGTTACACCGCGCCTCGACTTCATGGCGAACGGGCGCTTCACCGACACGCATATCATTCCCAGCTCCGGGTCGATCTACGACGACGGTGCGCTCGATCCGCACCTCTCCGCCTCCTACAATCTGACCGGCAACATCGCGGCGCGCATCACCTACGATCGTAATACGGTCGCACCGCTGCCGCTCGAAACGGATCGTATCGATTCGACGAACGTGGATCCGGTAACAAATGCCCCCGCTCCGTTCGTGCAGCTCTCTCCGGAGATCGGAAACGACCTCACCTATTCCCTCGAAGGGGGGACGCGCATGCAGTTTCGCGCGACCCTTTTCAACATCAACGAGCAGAATCTGATCGACGTCCTGCCGTACAATTTTCGCTCGGCGCTGCAATCGGGTCTCGTGCCAAACGGCGTCGGCGTCCCGACGAACGTCGGCGGCCTGCGCGCGCGCGGCGCGGAACTCTGGCTCAGCGCGGCTGGATTCACCCTCGATTCGAACTTCATCCGCGCCTATTCGTCGAGCGCCTCGCAGTTTGCGTTCAACGATCTCAACGCGCCGGCGGTCGCAGCCGGCGTGCTCTTCCCGGTCAGCTACCTGCCGAATTTCTCCGCCAGTCTTTCGTACGAATGGCACACGCGCGACCGGAAGCTGCGCGTCTCGCCGTCGCTCTCATACGAGTCGGGCTACCCGTACGGCAACGGCAAGATGGTCTGGGTCTTCAATCCGGCGACCGGTAAGCCGGAAGAGGTTCCGAACGATAACTATTACGATCCCGGTTACAACTACTATTTCCTCGAAAACCCGGCCGAGCCGTACAACGCAACCAGCAATCCCTATATCGGATCGCTCGGCACCGCAGAAGCCGACTTCCCGAATTCCCTGCACTCCCCGCCCGAGACGTTCGTCAACCTGCACCTCGAATACGATCTCACGCCGCGCTGGACGGCAGTCGTCGACGTCGTCAATCTGTTGAATAACGACGCGCCGACGTCGTACCAGGGCAATCCCTATCTCATCGGGGCGCCGGGTTATGCCGGCGGGAATCCCTTATACGCGGCAGCGTACGAAGCAGCCGGCGGGTACTCGGTTCCGTATACGCTGGGCAACGGCGTGCCGACGAACGACGGCCAGACGCAAGCGGTGCCGTGGACGTACGGCCGGGCCGGCTACGTACCGCAGAATTGGCCGATGGGCCGTACGGTGCAATTCCGGCTGCGGTTGCGGCTACCGTGA
- a CDS encoding NAD(P)-binding domain-containing protein, whose protein sequence is MTIGIIGADDRAVALGRMLRRCGHNVCFSDPIDDRTSQSAAEALGDGAFATTPYQQAANCETLLLTVHWEDLEPALAALGSYKDGIVIDATRPPHMGDRSGAELLAQKLDNRHVVKAFVEPPELTNDFKVASDDPEARAKVEEIIENCGRHAIDAGPLIHAREMEHDAEAIRPTSR, encoded by the coding sequence ATGACTATCGGAATTATCGGCGCGGACGATCGCGCGGTTGCTTTGGGAAGAATGTTGCGGCGCTGCGGACACAACGTGTGTTTCAGCGACCCGATCGACGACCGCACCTCGCAATCCGCGGCCGAAGCGCTGGGCGACGGGGCCTTTGCCACGACCCCGTACCAGCAAGCAGCGAATTGCGAAACGTTGCTCTTGACCGTTCACTGGGAAGATCTCGAGCCGGCCCTCGCCGCGCTCGGAAGCTATAAAGACGGCATCGTGATCGACGCGACCCGGCCACCGCACATGGGCGATCGCAGCGGCGCGGAACTGCTTGCGCAGAAACTGGACAACCGGCACGTCGTCAAGGCCTTCGTCGAGCCGCCGGAGTTGACGAACGACTTCAAAGTTGCCTCGGATGACCCCGAAGCGCGCGCCAAGGTCGAAGAAATCATCGAAAACTGCGGACGGCACGCGATCGACGCGGGCCCGCTCATCCATGCGCGCGAGATGGAACACGACGCCGAAGCGATCCGTCCGACCTCACGGTAG
- a CDS encoding glycerate kinase, which yields MHPSDGQIRTALRAVFDAAVASADPRRVLAAHLPPPPSGRTVVVGAGKSAGLMAAALEDAWPQVPLEGAVVTRYGHRVPTQRIEVIEAAHPVPDENGERAATRMLELVRALGPDDLVIALISGGGSSLLAKPAEGITLADQQALAEKLLASGASIHEMNAVRKHLSAVKGGRLALAAQPAKVVTLAISDVPGNDPATIASGPTVPDPTTLNEVRAIVARYSIELPRRVATFLETARETPKPGDFPVDFRLIATPAQALQAAAAAAREFGFAPVVLGELEGESRDLGIVMAGIARSVGLHDAPAAVPAMLISGGETVVTIGSAKAGRGGRNMEFLLALAIALEGAPGVWAIAADTDGRDGTEDAAGAFIAPDSLERARNAHLDSSRLLDCHDSFTFFEAIGDLLVTGPTLTNVNALRAVAIAGKTKAS from the coding sequence ATGCACCCTTCCGACGGCCAAATCCGAACCGCGCTGCGCGCCGTCTTCGACGCCGCGGTTGCCAGCGCCGATCCGCGCCGGGTCCTCGCAGCCCATTTGCCGCCGCCGCCGTCCGGACGCACGGTCGTGGTCGGAGCCGGGAAATCGGCCGGGCTGATGGCCGCGGCGCTCGAGGACGCCTGGCCGCAGGTGCCGCTCGAAGGCGCCGTGGTCACGCGCTACGGCCATCGCGTCCCCACCCAGCGGATCGAGGTGATCGAGGCGGCGCATCCGGTACCGGACGAGAACGGCGAGCGCGCCGCCACGCGGATGCTCGAACTCGTGCGCGCTCTGGGCCCCGATGACCTCGTGATCGCGCTGATCTCGGGCGGCGGTTCGTCGCTCCTCGCCAAGCCTGCCGAGGGCATAACCCTTGCCGACCAGCAAGCGCTAGCGGAAAAGCTACTGGCATCGGGCGCGTCAATCCACGAAATGAACGCGGTGCGCAAGCACCTCTCGGCCGTCAAAGGCGGACGGCTCGCGCTCGCGGCCCAGCCGGCGAAGGTTGTCACGCTGGCGATCAGCGACGTTCCCGGCAACGACCCGGCAACGATCGCGAGCGGCCCGACCGTACCGGATCCAACGACGCTGAACGAGGTTCGCGCGATCGTCGCGCGCTATTCCATCGAGCTGCCGCGGCGCGTGGCAACATTTCTGGAAACGGCTCGCGAAACGCCGAAGCCCGGCGATTTTCCCGTCGACTTTCGCTTGATCGCCACGCCCGCGCAGGCGCTACAAGCCGCCGCCGCAGCCGCGCGGGAATTCGGATTTGCGCCGGTCGTTCTCGGCGAGCTCGAAGGCGAGAGTCGCGATCTCGGGATCGTGATGGCGGGAATTGCGCGCAGCGTCGGCCTGCACGATGCGCCCGCCGCCGTGCCGGCGATGCTGATTTCGGGTGGCGAGACCGTCGTCACCATCGGGTCCGCCAAGGCCGGCCGCGGCGGGCGCAACATGGAATTTCTGCTTGCTCTCGCGATCGCACTCGAGGGCGCACCCGGCGTTTGGGCGATTGCCGCTGATACCGATGGACGCGACGGGACCGAGGATGCCGCCGGCGCGTTCATCGCGCCCGATTCGCTCGAACGCGCTCGCAATGCGCATCTCGATTCCAGCAGGCTCCTCGATTGCCACGACAGCTTCACGTTTTTCGAAGCGATCGGCGACTTGCTTGTTACGGGTCCAACCCTCACCAATGTGAACGCGTTGCGGGCGGTAGCGATCGCGGGTAAGACCAAGGCATCATGA
- a CDS encoding fatty acid desaturase, translating into MHHRPNWVTGIALLAIHVGALLAFVPAFFSWWALLAAGVVAYATGGIGITLCFHRALTHRALRMVKPLEYATAILGTLAFQGSPIDWVATHRIHHAHSDRAGDPHSIRRGLSWAHLTWLFRTNENIPTGAQQKRVTPDLWGDPFYRALRYLHIPLQIALAGLLLLLGGWSWVIWAIFVRLVFTYHATWLVNSAAHFTGYRTYRTMDRSVNSWWVALISWGEGWHNNHHAFPFSARHGLKWFELDCTWWMIKVMAAMRLVDKVRVPTREMRERLAAAQEEIQRRYFRRMMRT; encoded by the coding sequence ATGCATCACCGGCCCAACTGGGTTACCGGCATCGCGCTCCTCGCGATACATGTCGGTGCTCTTCTCGCGTTCGTACCAGCCTTTTTTTCGTGGTGGGCGTTGCTCGCGGCCGGCGTGGTCGCCTACGCGACCGGCGGCATCGGCATTACGCTCTGCTTCCATCGTGCGCTCACGCACCGGGCGCTGCGCATGGTCAAGCCGCTCGAGTATGCGACGGCGATCCTGGGAACGCTCGCGTTTCAGGGAAGCCCGATCGACTGGGTCGCAACCCATCGCATTCACCACGCGCATTCGGACCGGGCGGGAGATCCGCACAGCATTCGCCGCGGCTTGAGCTGGGCCCACCTGACGTGGCTATTTCGCACCAACGAAAACATTCCGACCGGAGCCCAGCAAAAGCGCGTCACGCCGGACCTGTGGGGTGACCCGTTCTATCGAGCGCTGCGGTATCTGCACATACCTCTCCAGATCGCGCTTGCCGGACTGCTCCTTCTTCTGGGCGGCTGGTCGTGGGTGATCTGGGCGATTTTCGTGCGCCTGGTCTTCACGTACCACGCGACCTGGCTCGTAAACAGCGCCGCCCACTTCACCGGCTACCGCACCTATCGCACGATGGATCGTTCGGTCAACTCGTGGTGGGTCGCGCTGATCTCATGGGGCGAAGGCTGGCACAATAATCACCATGCGTTTCCGTTTTCGGCGCGTCACGGCCTAAAGTGGTTCGAGCTCGACTGTACCTGGTGGATGATCAAGGTCATGGCGGCGATGCGCCTCGTCGACAAAGTACGCGTGCCGACGCGAGAGATGCGCGAGCGGCTGGCCGCGGCGCAGGAAGAAATTCAGCGGCGATACTTCCGCCGCATGATGCGCACCTGA